In a genomic window of Taylorella equigenitalis ATCC 35865:
- a CDS encoding type VI secretion system Vgr family protein — protein sequence MADRHAIAHVAIPSLQFLSLNGHESLSNLYEFEVELASMDHFIDVRKMLGTQLTVEIESFMSAPRYLTGRVRKFELVGTDQDGSEYLVYKASVVPPLWYLTQGKDYKIFQDKKIEDIIKEVLDKFEIKYEFKLSGSYRNWEYVVQYDESPFNFVSRLMEHEGMYYWFKHDKNESTMIIADDASAHEEFPSYEVLNYLSSGFKIFDSREVITSWRHNAVVTPSKYTVVDFDFRKPSFALDTDKENQLDGDDSIEVYEWQGGYQELSDGDNYTKLRLEELKVPQEIVEADSNIRGICPGYKFTLANHPRVAENQGYVVVSAHYMIQVNGYSSNSGRQDFFSTSFYSLPASIQFRAARRSPEPKTHGPQTATVVGPSGEVIYTDKYGRVKVQFHWDRDGKKDENSSCWVRVSSPWASTGFGGLQIPRIGDEVVIDFIGGNPDRPLIIGRVYNEDNQPLVNLPDDSHTSGFRTRTIQGGSDNQNFLLFRDKQGDELVDIQAEKDMKIFVKNDFYLTVGNCG from the coding sequence ATGGCAGACCGTCACGCAATCGCACATGTAGCGATACCTAGTCTTCAGTTTTTAAGTCTTAACGGGCATGAATCCCTTTCAAATTTGTATGAATTTGAAGTTGAACTTGCTTCAATGGATCATTTTATTGACGTTAGAAAAATGCTTGGAACTCAGCTTACCGTTGAGATTGAGTCTTTTATGTCGGCTCCTAGGTATTTAACTGGTCGTGTACGTAAATTTGAACTAGTAGGTACTGATCAAGATGGTTCTGAATATTTAGTTTACAAAGCAAGTGTTGTGCCACCTCTATGGTACCTAACCCAAGGTAAAGATTATAAAATTTTCCAAGATAAAAAAATTGAAGACATAATCAAAGAAGTATTAGACAAATTTGAAATTAAATATGAATTTAAACTTTCAGGTTCGTATAGAAATTGGGAATACGTAGTTCAATATGATGAATCACCGTTCAATTTCGTTTCAAGGTTAATGGAACATGAAGGGATGTATTACTGGTTTAAGCATGATAAAAATGAATCGACTATGATTATCGCTGATGATGCTTCCGCTCACGAAGAATTCCCTTCTTATGAGGTTCTTAATTATTTGTCATCTGGATTTAAGATATTTGATTCTAGAGAGGTTATTACTTCATGGAGGCATAATGCTGTAGTAACACCTTCTAAATATACAGTTGTAGATTTTGATTTTAGAAAGCCAAGTTTTGCATTAGATACCGATAAAGAAAACCAATTAGATGGTGATGATAGTATTGAAGTTTATGAGTGGCAAGGGGGGTATCAGGAATTATCCGACGGAGACAATTATACTAAATTAAGACTCGAGGAATTGAAAGTTCCTCAGGAGATTGTAGAAGCGGATTCAAACATAAGAGGAATTTGTCCAGGATATAAATTCACTCTGGCAAATCATCCTAGAGTTGCTGAAAATCAAGGTTATGTTGTTGTCAGTGCTCACTATATGATTCAAGTAAATGGATATTCCTCCAATTCTGGCAGACAAGATTTCTTTAGTACTAGTTTCTATTCTTTACCAGCATCTATTCAATTTCGTGCTGCACGAAGATCTCCTGAGCCTAAAACTCATGGTCCGCAAACTGCTACAGTGGTAGGTCCATCTGGAGAAGTTATTTACACTGACAAATATGGTAGGGTTAAAGTGCAATTCCATTGGGATCGTGATGGTAAAAAAGATGAGAACTCTTCATGTTGGGTTCGTGTATCAAGTCCTTGGGCTAGTACTGGTTTTGGTGGTTTACAAATTCCTCGTATTGGAGATGAAGTTGTTATTGATTTTATTGGTGGTAACCCAGATAGACCATTAATTATCGGCAGGGTTTATAACGAGGATAACCAGCCTTTAGTTAATCTACCAGATGATTCTCATACCTCAGGCTTCCGCACAAGAACAATTCAAGGTGGTAGCGACAATCAAAATTTCCTTTTGTTTAGAGACAAACAAGGAGATGAATTGGTTGACATTCAAGCAGAAAAAGATATGAAGATATTTGTTAAGAATGACTTTTACTTAACAGTTGGTAATTGCGGTTAA